In the genome of Streptomyces sp. NBC_00433, the window CAAGCCTCCGGGTGAGTCCGATGGTGCGAGCCAGGCCGTCAGCAACGACGAGGGCAAGGGCTTCGACCAGATGTGCGACCCGACATACGGCGGCAACGCACGGAACGGCAACAACCCGACAGGCGCCCTGGCCAACGCGCCGCTGGCGGGCCACTGGTTCTCGGCCCAGTTCCACCAGCTGATCGCCAACGCATACCCGCCGCTTTCGTAAGCACCTGAACAGCGGATCCCCCCACCGGGCCCGTTCGGGGCCGCGCCTGGGTCACCTCGACCCGGACCGCGGTCCCGTGACGGGCCCGCGGCATGTCCCGGGACCGTCCAGGACCCCGCCCCGCCCGGTTGTCGGACCCCTCGTGCACCATTGAGGTGGAAAGGTCGCGGCGGTCGGGGCGAAGGGAAGGGGGGCGGGTTCATGGACGTCACCGAGGTGTACGGAGCGGTGGAGCCGGGGTACGAGCCGGTCCGCGCCGCCTTCGCGGGGAATTTCGCGCGGCGCGGGGACAGGGGCGCGGCCGTCGCGGTCTACCGGGACGGGCGGAAGGTCGTCGACCTGTGGGGCGGCACGGCGGCGCCGGACGGGGGCGTGCCCTGGCGGGAGGACACCGCGCAGACCGTGCGGTCCGCGACGAAGGGCGTGGCCGCGGCCTGCCTGCTGCTGCTCCACCAGCGCGGGCAGCTGGACCTGGACGCGCCCGTCGGGGCGTACTGGCCGGAGTTCAAGGCCCGCGGCAAGGAGCGGGTGACGGTACGGGACGTGCTCGCGCACCGGGCCGGGGTGCCCGCGCTGGACGTGCCGCTCACCCCCGGGCAGGCGCTGGACGGGACGTCGGGGCCGCGGGCGGTGGCCGCGCAGCAGCCGCTCTTCCCGCCGGGCGCGGAGCACGGCTACCACGCGCAGACCTTCAGCTGGCTGGCCGGCGAGCTGGTGCTGCGCGCCTCGGGGCGGTCGGTCGGCCGCTTCGTGGCCGAGGAGATCACCCGGCCGCTGGGCCTGGACCTGTGGATAGGCCTGCCGGCCGAGCGGACGGGCCAGGTCGGCAGGATCGCCGACATCGAGGTGCCCGAGCCCGCGGTGTCCGGCGGGCTGCGCACCCGGGCCAAGCAGTCCGTCCACGACGCCTACGCGGACCCGGACTCGCTCACCCGGCGTGCCTTCGCCGCGATCACCCCGCTGCCCGACGAGAACGACCCCGCCTATCAGGCCGGGGAGCTGGCGGCTTCC includes:
- a CDS encoding beta-lactamase family protein, translated to MDVTEVYGAVEPGYEPVRAAFAGNFARRGDRGAAVAVYRDGRKVVDLWGGTAAPDGGVPWREDTAQTVRSATKGVAAACLLLLHQRGQLDLDAPVGAYWPEFKARGKERVTVRDVLAHRAGVPALDVPLTPGQALDGTSGPRAVAAQQPLFPPGAEHGYHAQTFSWLAGELVLRASGRSVGRFVAEEITRPLGLDLWIGLPAERTGQVGRIADIEVPEPAVSGGLRTRAKQSVHDAYADPDSLTRRAFAAITPLPDENDPAYQAGELAASGGIATARSLARFYASLVGEVADGPRLFAPATVTAARTPESDGPDRVLVVNTRFGLGYMLHGPASPLLAPGSFGHPGRGGSLAFADPGTAVGFGYVTNGMQRNVTADPRAQALVRALRECIR